aaccaaatgctcctccctTTTCGAGAAACTAGAGTTCACAATCACCAACTCAAAAGCCCTAGCGAAATCCAATAGGGAAGTGCCACCTACGTTCCTGTCCCAAAGCCGAAGCCACCGTGCACCTCGCCATATCCCCCAGCCTATGACctaatatgaccattgaaatctcctacTATAAATAACTTCTCTGTTGATGGAATACCCCACACCACCTCATCCAACCCCTCTCAGAAGTGCCTCTCAACCTCCTCGCCCAAGCCCGCTTGTGGCGCGTACGCACTAACGACATTCATAGTGCTCCCTCCAACTACTAACTTAATCGCCATCAATCTGTCATTCACCCGCCTAACTTCAACCACTGACTCCCTGAGCTCCCTGTCCACCAAAATAGCCACTCCGTTCCTGCCCTTCACGCGTCCAAAGTACCACAATTTAAACCTGTCTACATTTTTCGACTTCGATCCTGCCCACCTGGTCTCCTGAACACAAGCTATATTGACCTTCCTCTTCTGGAGTATCTTCGCTTGCTCTATAGACTTACTTGTTAACATCCCTATATTCCACGATCTAATCCTCAACCTGCAGGCTCCTGTGTCACCTTTACACTTATGGGCCCCGTCCCACCCCAAGACCCGTGCCCTACCCCCTACCCTACCACCCGCCCACCTCGAGGACATGACCCTACTCTGCCATTACAAACCGCAACCTCTATTATTACGGTGGTCTAGACAAAATGCAACTACAAACAAGCAAAGGTATAAACTAGAAGGTGACAAATATCCTAAACTACTACAGCAACAAATTAACTTAAACAAATAGGTGATGGGAGGTACCAATTCCCGTGGATAGAACCTGAACTTGTGACTTGCTATACTCCCGGTGCTATGGGACCCGACGTCCAGCCCTTGGGAATACCAACGAGCCTGTTTGCTCTATTGCGTTTGCTCGTACACCTCCCAATGGAACCGATGTACTGGTTTGCTCGTACACCAGATCTGTTGTTGGCCCGACTCACCGGAaaacaatataataataataacaatatatCCAAACAAACATATTTTAAGATACATCATGACTTCTGCACAAGCACAGCAAACAATGTAGGCAGAATATCTTAAGGAGAAGGATGAGGACATATCCATAAAAAGCCAAGATAAGTAGTATACTTGAGTAGTTATCAGAGAAATTACCTCCTCAAACTTGAGGTAAATGTTACAAGCTGAAACGCTAGAAAAATCTGGCAGAAACTATCAGAATAGCGCCTTCATTCTCCTAGACACATGCGACAACAACGAAATTGACCAACTAAATTCAGAAATAAGAGTGAGCTctaacagttgaaatagcaacaAACTAGTTGAATCCACAATAACTTTCAAAGGTCCGAAAATATGCAACAGAAGAATGAAATCCAAAACCATCTTTAAATCtccctttttatcatttttctcttcttctttttttggtttttggTTTATCGGAGTTCTTCTTAATCAGATCTGAAAACCAATTTTCATTGCtgagttttgaatttttgtgtattttcgtgtgtgtgtgtgtgtgtgtgtatttgagATAAAGAGAGGTCTCTTGGTGTTCTTtcgttcttgaagaagaagaagcgatTTCTGAGATGGTGAGGTTGGGGAAATACGCTGGTTCTATGTGGTCTTGAACAAGAAGATATCCTTTAGGTCTCTATATCTAGGTCCCTAAAATAGGAAGGTCCGATTTTATTAATGTGTTTGGTCTGTGGAAAAATGAAGAGGAAGTTCAAGGGATTTGGAATGTGAAGGAGCATAATAATGAAAATCTGATGGGAGACTTCCTTTTTATGAAAACAGTGGATCCATCCATAGAGTCTAAGGTCTTATGTGTTGGCTCTAGGTTTTAATGAGAGGGGGGTTCTTGTGCTAGGCGGGTCTGGTCTGGCAGGTTTGGGGGTTGGAGTTTGGTTTGGGCTGGTTGATTAAAAATCAATTGCACCATTTAGAAATTAGCCCAATTTAAAAACAAGAACAAATCAAGACCCTTTATCTCTCTTCCTTGATATTTGCAATGTTAGCCATTTTAGACTCTGATTTAGTttgatttaattttttatttggcTAGCCTATTCATTTGTTTTTCCTAATGTTGGATTaatgcaaataattaattaatttacctaagaattcaattttttgatttttatttatttaaatgatGCACTTAGCAATGTAATTAACTCCTAACTGTAAATTAAACTTAAGATGTCatgaaattaaaaatattaaaccTAAGATGTCATGAAATTAAACCTAAGATGTCATAATTAATTTCtatgatttaaaaatattaaaaatgcatgaaatgcaactaaataaactaaaaatttctaaaaactaattaaaattatttttggtctattttaggatttattttcatgtagggaaaaaattaggtgctcagaAAGAGAAGTCTGGGAAGAACCTTAATTTGAAAACACTTGAGGTTGATTGACAGTATAGAGTCAAGGATCCTCAAAGAAGACAACCATGGAATGTTGAAATCACTTCAATCATGCAGAGATTTGAACAATACTAATCAGACAAATCCAAAGCCTAAAGCAGCGTAGTGCTAAAATTAGCTAGTAGTAAAGAAGTAAAAGAACCTTAAAGAACAACCATGAGAATTTGAAAATACTTCAGATACACAGAGGTTCGACCAACAAATAAcaagaaaaccaaaccctaaTATAACAAAGTGCTCAAAAATCAGTTAATCAGTAAATAAATAAGGAACCTTAAGGAAAAAAACAATGATAAACTCAAAATCGCTCCAGATCTACAAGGATCCGGAATGACTCAAGTCCAAACATTAGGTTATTGGAGAAAAGAGAAAGTGTAAAGAGAATTTGATCTTTGAATTAGAGATTTGAGCCGTAAAACAACTATAGAAAGCACTCATAGACCATAGATAAACTCTTGGAGAGTTTTGAacaagatctggactagatctcttcgaggtcCTTCCAGAAAATCACAAAATCGAGCAACTAGGGGAAGTATGAGGCAAGTAGAAGTCTCATACGGCCATGGAAATCCATGGATCGAATAGGAATCAAATGGATTAGGGCTGGTTTTGGGTGGTGGCGGCTAGAGTTATGGCTGGGTCTCAGAGATACGGAGAGGGTtagggattctagggcggctgtTTGGTGAGAATGGTTAGGGTTTTAGGGGTTCGTTTGATTAAAAAGGGTAAGAACTTATACAGGTCGTTGATCTCcgagatcaatggccaggattatgaggggtctgggtcgggttaGGTTTAATTAGGGTTGGGTTTGATTGGTTTAGGCCTGGTCTTagtgggttaggtccgaaaattagagAAATTAAAAAggttatttgttaaatacccaaataaTTGATAAAagaatattttataaaataattatcaAGAAGAAAAATTAATTTTCATGCATATaagtgatttaaaataattattcaatattttaaaaatataatggaccAAATTTTGGTAAAGTAATGTAGTGATGTATGCATGGGCTATGATTGCAAAATAATTGCAATTGTACTTAAAAGGTGTAAATctggccatttgtgaaataatttgaacttaatatggctataaatagaaaaattaaataaataaaatgttatagagccatttgtgatgcaagtttgtaattatttatgcaaataaaatactagaataaattaatttaaaaatatataaattatggaaaaatatccaTTGATGCTAGtgcatagttttgaaggtatatatgtactttaatattatagggaaaaattgggtatgaacaaatgcttatcatggtttcttggacctcttccgaactacccaaattaattGGCTCGGTTTGATTTATGTTTGGCTTACGCTTATTCTCAAATAGTTCCAGTTCTTGGTTTATTTtcctaaaagcctcatcttcatcatattctggttcttgattCAATATTTCACAGTTAGACATCGTATTAAGATATGGTCATGAAGTtcacaagcatgtcatgttatttaagtccgcaTTATTAGAGATGAAAAGAgagataaaaataacaaaaaaaatataaagagaAAATGGAGAGAGAATCATAGGTGAttaaatattgatttcatttcattgaatttgaagatatgAGGATTTACATTGGAATTTTAAAAGACAATATACTAAAAACATTTGATTTACACTCTGAAATTACTCGGAATGCAGAAAAGATAGTAAGACTTAACTACCGGGATTCCTGCTTGActgggaacggagtagccttccaattttgaagcTTGGCATTTGCCCCATATATTTCACCTCaacagtgcttgagccttcccccGACTGGACCATATGAGCCTCATATAACATTAGCCTCATTGCTCCACAGATGTCTTCAATTTCTTCGGCCGTGAAGGCCTCTACTTCTTATATGTATCATTAGCCCATTTTACATCGGCATCTGTAGCTCAGAAACCTACGCCAAAGAGCTTCTCGCTGGCAATCAAAGTGATTGGCTCTATAATGCCTTGCAAATATACCCCGAGCCCTTTCCCGGGCTTGTACCCGCGTTTGATCATTTGATTAGAGACCATGATTGACGCGCTTGGAAATAACGGTTGAGGACATGGGGTTCCTTCCTCACACTGTTCCGCGACCATGATCTCAAAAGCTTGGTAGATTATGTGCTCCCTACCTTCCTTAGCTCCCAAACATGGGACTAACGGGTCCCTGTAgattgattgctcatcttctcTGTGGACCATGATTTCTTGGTTTCAATGTTCAAACTTAACAATTTGGTGTAGAGTAGAGGGTATGACTCCTGCATGATGGATCCATGGCCTTCCTAGGAGAATATTGTAGGAGGGGTCCATGTCCAGAACCTGGAATGTTACTTCAAAATCCACAGGGCCAATAGTTAGGATCAAATCAATCCCCCCTATCGTATCCctcttgatgc
This genomic stretch from Nicotiana sylvestris chromosome 9, ASM39365v2, whole genome shotgun sequence harbors:
- the LOC138877392 gene encoding uncharacterized protein → MLTSKSIEQAKILQKRKVNIACVQETRWAGSKSKNVDRFKLWYFGRVKGRNGVAILVDRELRESVVEVRRVNDRLMAIKLVVGGSTMNVVSAYAPQAGLGEEVIGWGIWRGARWLRLWDRNVGGTSLLDFARAFELVIVNSSFSKREEHLVTFKSMVAKSQIDYIPLRMCDREVCEDCKVILSETLATQNRLLVMDVGVMIKKKKRFVQGQPMIRWGDLPKDTAHELEGRLLAMGAWKSIRDASAMWMATTNCIREAS